A stretch of the Chitiniphilus purpureus genome encodes the following:
- the rpoS gene encoding RNA polymerase sigma factor RpoS, whose translation MNDQIDILEDNDVIEREEDLDLNEAEQDGEAELERNVAEEAESTYSYESTGDVTQIYLNEIGHSPLLTPDQERALARRVVQGDFEARQKMIEHNLRLVVNIAKHYINRGMTLLDLIEEGNIGLMHALEKFDPERGFRFSTYATWWIRQSIERAIMNQSRTIRLPVHVIKELNVYLRAQRHLEASLGHEPSLEDIAHLVGKGVEDVRRVMGLNERVASLDAPLDIDPMLTIGESIPDDQHDGPEAILQSAEVERYVKEWLKQLNDKQRMVIERRYGLNGYEICTLEDLAASLNLTRERVRQIQIEALEQLRRILRRYGVSRDVVL comes from the coding sequence ATGAACGATCAAATCGATATTCTGGAAGACAACGATGTAATCGAGCGCGAGGAAGACCTCGATCTGAATGAAGCTGAACAAGATGGTGAGGCTGAATTAGAGCGTAATGTCGCAGAGGAAGCCGAGTCGACATACAGCTACGAAAGCACTGGGGATGTGACCCAGATCTACCTGAATGAAATCGGTCACAGCCCGCTGCTCACACCGGATCAGGAACGGGCTTTGGCCCGGCGCGTGGTGCAGGGCGATTTCGAAGCACGGCAGAAGATGATCGAGCACAACCTGCGGCTCGTCGTGAACATCGCCAAGCACTACATCAACCGCGGCATGACGTTGCTGGACCTGATCGAGGAAGGCAACATCGGCCTGATGCACGCGCTTGAGAAATTCGACCCCGAGCGCGGCTTCCGCTTCTCCACCTACGCCACTTGGTGGATCCGGCAGTCGATCGAGCGCGCGATCATGAACCAGAGCCGTACCATCCGGCTGCCGGTGCATGTGATCAAGGAGCTCAACGTCTATCTGCGGGCGCAGCGTCATCTGGAAGCGAGCCTCGGACACGAGCCCTCGCTGGAGGACATCGCCCATCTGGTCGGCAAGGGCGTCGAGGATGTGCGGCGGGTGATGGGGCTGAACGAGCGGGTGGCCTCGCTGGATGCGCCGCTCGACATCGATCCGATGCTGACCATCGGCGAATCGATCCCGGACGATCAGCACGACGGGCCCGAGGCCATCCTGCAGAGCGCCGAGGTCGAGCGCTACGTCAAGGAGTGGCTCAAGCAGCTCAACGACAAGCAGCGCATGGTGATCGAACGCCGCTATGGCTTGAACGGCTACGAGATCTGTACCCTGGAAGACCTGGCTGCCAGTCTCAATCTCACCCGCGAACGGGTAAGGCAGATCCAGATCGAGGCCTTGGAGCAGTTGCGGCGTATCCTGCGCCGCTATGGGGTCTCCCGAGACGTGGTGCTCTAA
- a CDS encoding aromatic ring-hydroxylating oxygenase subunit alpha, with protein sequence MATQLPVSAYFDEQLHRLELERLFERGPKYIGHELMVPEAGDYHVLEMADGAKYLKRTDQGVKLLSNICRHRQATMLTGRGNASHTICPLHRWTYDQHGQLLGAPHFPANPCLHLPQTELVSWNGLLFESNGHDIEAHLKDLGVAKDLDFSGYVFHSVQVDEYQGNWKTFIEVYLEDYHVVPFHPGLGQFVSCDDLNWQFGDWYSVQTVGVQNALAKPGSRIYAEWHRQVKNYYGGRLPRHGAIWLTYYPNVMIEWYPHTLVISTVIPTGPRSYKNVVEFYYPEDIAYFEPEFLSAEQAAYAETAVEDREIIDRMEAGRIALHKAGRNEVGPYQSPMEDGMRHFHQFLRRELGQAIRA encoded by the coding sequence ATGGCGACACAGCTGCCGGTGTCCGCCTACTTCGACGAACAGCTCCACCGGCTTGAGCTGGAACGCCTGTTCGAGCGCGGCCCGAAGTACATCGGCCACGAATTGATGGTGCCCGAAGCAGGTGACTATCACGTGCTGGAAATGGCCGATGGCGCCAAGTACCTGAAGCGTACCGACCAAGGGGTCAAGCTCCTTTCCAACATCTGCCGCCACCGCCAGGCCACCATGCTGACGGGGCGCGGCAATGCCAGCCACACCATCTGCCCGTTGCACCGCTGGACCTACGACCAGCACGGCCAGTTGCTGGGCGCCCCGCATTTTCCGGCCAACCCATGTCTGCACCTGCCGCAGACCGAACTGGTCAGCTGGAACGGCCTGCTGTTTGAAAGCAACGGCCACGATATCGAGGCGCACCTCAAGGACCTGGGTGTGGCCAAGGATCTCGATTTCTCCGGCTACGTGTTCCACAGCGTGCAGGTGGACGAGTACCAGGGCAATTGGAAGACCTTCATCGAGGTCTATCTTGAGGACTACCACGTCGTACCGTTCCATCCGGGCCTTGGTCAGTTCGTGAGCTGCGACGACCTGAACTGGCAGTTCGGCGACTGGTACTCGGTGCAGACCGTGGGGGTACAGAACGCGCTTGCCAAGCCCGGCTCGCGTATCTACGCCGAATGGCATCGGCAGGTGAAGAACTACTACGGCGGGCGGCTGCCCCGGCACGGCGCGATCTGGCTCACCTACTACCCCAATGTGATGATCGAGTGGTACCCGCACACGCTGGTGATCTCGACCGTCATCCCCACCGGCCCGCGCAGTTACAAGAATGTGGTCGAGTTCTACTATCCCGAGGACATTGCCTATTTCGAGCCGGAGTTCCTCTCCGCCGAGCAGGCGGCCTACGCCGAGACCGCGGTCGAGGACCGGGAGATCATCGACCGCATGGAGGCCGGTCGGATCGCATTGCATAAGGCCGGGCGCAATGAGGTGGGCCCCTACCAGAGCCCGATGGAAGACGGCATGCGCCATTTCCATCAGTTCCTGCGGCGCGAGCTGGGGCAGGCGATCCGCGCATGA
- the astA gene encoding arginine N-succinyltransferase — MLFRTICTQDLDALLALAGEAGVGVTTLQPDPERLAGRIAASQQSIEGNPELGEASYVFVLEDEADRRIVGSAAIEAAVGMQDTWYNYRVGLSVHASRELGIYKQLPTLFLTSDLTGSSELCSLFLLTDYRRDGNGALLSKARFLFMAEFPGRFAERVIAEMRGVSDEQGHSPFWESLGRHFFKMDFARADFLSYVGSKSFIAELMPKYPIYTCLLSQQAQDALAEVHPATKPARRLLESEGFRYQGYVDIFDAGPSLECSLDDVRAVRKSACYDVLPVTAEPKGGSAWLVSNRRLDDFRATLAVTRPLENTLPLTPEVLHRLQVGGGDTVRAVPLAPAKVLIKE; from the coding sequence ATGCTGTTTAGAACCATCTGTACGCAGGATCTTGACGCGTTGCTGGCGCTCGCCGGCGAAGCCGGCGTCGGTGTGACCACGCTGCAACCCGATCCCGAACGACTGGCCGGCCGGATTGCGGCCAGCCAGCAATCGATCGAGGGCAATCCGGAGCTTGGTGAAGCCAGCTATGTGTTCGTGCTGGAGGACGAGGCCGATCGCCGCATCGTCGGCAGCGCCGCGATCGAGGCGGCCGTGGGCATGCAGGATACCTGGTACAACTATCGGGTCGGGCTCTCGGTGCATGCTTCGCGCGAGCTGGGAATCTACAAGCAGCTGCCCACGCTGTTCCTGACCTCCGATCTCACCGGCTCGTCCGAGCTGTGCTCATTGTTCCTGCTCACCGACTATCGCCGTGATGGCAATGGTGCGTTGCTGTCCAAGGCACGCTTCCTGTTCATGGCCGAGTTTCCCGGGCGCTTTGCCGAGCGGGTGATCGCCGAGATGCGCGGTGTATCGGATGAGCAAGGCCATTCGCCATTCTGGGAAAGCCTGGGGCGGCATTTCTTCAAGATGGATTTCGCCCGTGCCGATTTCCTCTCGTACGTGGGTAGCAAGTCGTTCATCGCCGAGCTGATGCCCAAGTATCCGATCTACACCTGCCTGCTGTCGCAGCAGGCGCAGGATGCGCTTGCTGAAGTGCATCCGGCCACCAAGCCGGCGCGCCGGCTGCTGGAAAGCGAAGGGTTCCGTTACCAGGGTTATGTGGACATCTTCGATGCCGGCCCCAGCCTGGAGTGCTCGCTCGACGACGTGCGGGCGGTGCGCAAATCCGCCTGTTACGACGTGCTGCCGGTGACAGCCGAGCCCAAGGGCGGCAGCGCCTGGCTGGTTTCCAACCGGCGCCTGGACGATTTCCGCGCGACGCTGGCAGTGACCCGTCCGTTGGAAAACACATTGCCGCTCACCCCGGAGGTGCTGCACCGCCTGCAGGTGGGGGGCGGCGACACCGTACGCGCCGTGCCGCTCGCGCCGGCCAAGGTGCTGATCAAGGAGTAA
- a CDS encoding DMT family transporter, giving the protein MPWWSRLSQSGPFWMVVAGFCFGVMGVFVKLGSRDFSSAELVFYRCLAGALFILAVAVPARRGLKVDGPTLKVHLSRGISGFFALLLYFHAIAHLPLPTAVTLNYTSPLFLLLISAIWLRQWPHWLQALAVLLGFAGVALLLRPTFDAAHWPAGLIGLGSGLLASIAYLNVHELGRRGEPEWRTVYYFSLISALGAALVMLLQPQPLTSLATGNVWNVLGMSLAATCAQLAMTRAYRKGRSLAVASLAYLTVPFSTLFGVLIWADVLPPSAYLGMLLIGLCGVLASTARRSG; this is encoded by the coding sequence ATGCCCTGGTGGTCCCGCCTGTCGCAATCCGGTCCGTTCTGGATGGTGGTGGCCGGGTTTTGCTTTGGTGTGATGGGCGTGTTCGTCAAACTGGGCAGCCGCGACTTCAGTTCCGCCGAGCTGGTGTTCTACCGTTGCCTTGCCGGCGCGCTGTTCATCCTGGCCGTGGCAGTGCCGGCTAGGCGCGGATTGAAGGTGGATGGGCCCACACTGAAGGTGCACCTGTCGCGCGGGATCTCCGGGTTCTTCGCGCTGTTGTTGTATTTCCACGCCATCGCCCACCTGCCGCTGCCCACCGCGGTCACGCTCAACTACACCTCGCCGCTGTTCCTGCTGCTCATCAGCGCAATCTGGCTCAGGCAATGGCCGCACTGGCTGCAGGCGCTGGCGGTGCTGCTTGGTTTTGCCGGGGTGGCGCTGTTGCTGCGTCCAACCTTTGATGCTGCGCACTGGCCGGCCGGGCTGATCGGCCTGGGTTCGGGCCTGCTGGCCAGCATCGCCTACCTGAACGTGCACGAATTGGGGCGGCGCGGTGAGCCGGAATGGCGCACTGTCTACTATTTCTCGCTGATCTCGGCGCTTGGAGCCGCACTGGTCATGTTGCTCCAGCCGCAGCCGCTGACGTCGCTGGCAACAGGCAACGTCTGGAATGTGCTCGGGATGAGCCTTGCCGCCACCTGTGCGCAGCTGGCCATGACCCGCGCCTACCGCAAGGGGCGTTCGCTGGCGGTGGCAAGCCTGGCCTATCTGACCGTGCCGTTCTCGACCCTGTTCGGTGTCTTGATCTGGGCGGACGTGCTGCCGCCGTCGGCCTACCTGGGCATGCTGCTGATCGGCCTGTGCGGCGTGCTGGCCAGCACCGCGCGGCGATCGGGGTGA
- a CDS encoding sporulation protein: MFKKLLAALGAGGASVDTRLNNPTLAPGEVLSGEVLIQGGEVPQTLEHVELALMTEVEVEHEHGEHYSNHVLGTIRLAGRQEVQPGQQIRLPFQFQLPLETPINDTAVLAAGYVRAPVWIHTDLAIQSAVDASDRDYVTVRPTAPMQRLIQAMSQAGFTLSRVDVERGTARAGNRYSTLGCYQELEFRPSYGSWSIAEVEVTFLPGPHDTLVLLEIDRRLRGDGYITLTMGANWASINWEAELQRVLR; encoded by the coding sequence ATGTTCAAGAAACTGTTGGCCGCGCTGGGCGCCGGAGGCGCCAGCGTGGATACCCGCCTGAACAACCCCACGCTCGCACCGGGCGAGGTGCTGTCGGGTGAAGTGTTGATCCAGGGCGGCGAGGTGCCGCAGACGCTGGAACACGTCGAACTGGCGCTGATGACCGAAGTGGAAGTCGAGCACGAGCATGGCGAGCATTACAGCAACCATGTGCTTGGCACCATCAGGCTGGCCGGTCGCCAGGAAGTGCAGCCGGGTCAGCAGATCCGCCTGCCGTTCCAGTTCCAGTTGCCGCTGGAAACCCCGATCAATGATACCGCTGTGCTTGCTGCGGGCTATGTGCGCGCGCCGGTCTGGATCCACACCGACCTCGCGATCCAGAGCGCGGTGGATGCAAGCGACCGCGACTATGTGACGGTGCGGCCGACCGCACCGATGCAGCGCTTGATCCAGGCGATGAGCCAGGCAGGCTTCACCCTGTCCCGGGTCGATGTCGAGCGTGGCACGGCGCGCGCCGGCAACCGCTACAGCACGCTGGGCTGCTACCAGGAGCTGGAATTCAGGCCCAGCTACGGCAGCTGGTCCATCGCCGAGGTCGAGGTGACCTTCCTGCCCGGCCCCCACGATACCCTGGTGCTGCTGGAAATCGACCGGCGCCTGCGCGGCGACGGCTACATCACCCTGACGATGGGCGCGAACTGGGCTTCGATCAACTGGGAGGCCGAGCTGCAACGCGTGTTGCGCTGA
- the dapA gene encoding 4-hydroxy-tetrahydrodipicolinate synthase produces MFEGIWIPMVTPLRAGAPDLPAAAALARHLAGSGIAGLVLNGTTGEAAALAPSDTQALFETVRAALGPQVPVLMGISGSATAAMVATVRQWDKAGIDGFLVSAPSYVRPAQAGIVSHFHAVADATGLPIVIYNIPYRVGVNIDVPTLATLARHPQLQAVKESGGGSLAQLTAILDETPLRVLCGEDALLFPALCLGAHGAIAASAHLAAGHFVRLWQAVRDQQLHRARMLDRQLRPLIHAAFAEPNPVAIKAALAQQGWTTDEVHLPHLPAGPASRSRLATVLAAFAKETHRL; encoded by the coding sequence ATGTTCGAGGGAATCTGGATTCCGATGGTGACGCCGCTGCGTGCCGGCGCGCCCGATCTGCCGGCTGCCGCCGCATTGGCCCGGCATCTTGCCGGCAGCGGGATCGCCGGACTGGTGTTGAATGGCACGACAGGTGAAGCAGCCGCGCTCGCGCCGTCCGATACCCAGGCGCTGTTCGAGACCGTGCGCGCGGCGCTCGGACCGCAGGTGCCGGTGCTGATGGGCATCTCGGGCAGCGCCACCGCGGCCATGGTCGCCACAGTGCGGCAATGGGACAAGGCAGGGATCGACGGCTTTCTGGTCAGTGCGCCCAGCTATGTGCGACCGGCACAGGCCGGGATCGTCAGCCACTTCCATGCGGTCGCGGATGCAACCGGCCTGCCTATCGTGATCTACAACATTCCGTACCGGGTCGGTGTCAATATCGACGTCCCGACGCTGGCGACGCTTGCGCGACACCCGCAGCTGCAGGCGGTGAAGGAATCGGGTGGCGGCAGCCTTGCCCAGCTGACCGCCATCCTGGATGAAACCCCTTTGCGGGTGCTGTGCGGTGAGGATGCCTTGTTGTTTCCGGCCTTGTGCCTGGGCGCACATGGGGCGATCGCCGCGTCGGCGCATCTGGCTGCCGGTCATTTCGTACGTCTGTGGCAGGCGGTCCGCGATCAGCAGCTGCATCGGGCACGCATGCTGGATCGGCAGTTGCGCCCACTGATCCACGCGGCCTTTGCCGAGCCCAATCCGGTGGCGATCAAGGCGGCGCTGGCACAACAAGGCTGGACCACCGACGAAGTCCATCTGCCGCATCTGCCGGCCGGCCCAGCCAGCCGGAGCCGTCTGGCCACGGTGCTGGCCGCATTCGCAAAGGAGACGCATCGGCTGTGA
- the astD gene encoding succinylglutamate-semialdehyde dehydrogenase translates to MLLIHGQWRPGSGACWQSVDPVTQEPVWQGHAASESEVDAAVAAARAAFQAWQMRESAERIAVCRCFADLLRENQAELAAVIGMETGKPRWEAVTEVATMVNKVEISVRAFEERSGYREAQQGDANAVLRHRPHGVVAVFGPYNFPGHLPNGHIVPALIAGNCVVFKPSELAPLVAQRTVELWLAAGLPAGVLNLVQGGQATGQALAAHPGLDGLFFTGSAATGYQLHQQFAGQPQKILALEMGGNNPLLIEPVADERAAVHHVLQSGFISAGQRCTCARRLLLPQGSWGDAFVARLVEATQALRVDRWDAEPAPFMGPVISLKAAAMLLQAQARLLELGAHAILPLRSLREGSALLSPALIDVTDVSSLPDEEYFGPLLQIQRYPDFETALQWCNATRFGLAAGLISDSPERYLQFRRSVRAGIVNWNKPLTGASSAAPFGGVGASGNHRPSAYYAADYCAYPVASLEVETLALPAQLSPGMTL, encoded by the coding sequence ATGCTGTTGATCCACGGGCAATGGCGGCCAGGTTCGGGGGCCTGCTGGCAATCAGTCGATCCGGTCACCCAGGAGCCCGTCTGGCAAGGCCACGCGGCCAGTGAAAGCGAGGTCGATGCTGCGGTGGCGGCGGCACGCGCGGCATTCCAGGCATGGCAGATGCGCGAGTCGGCCGAGCGGATTGCGGTATGCCGCTGCTTTGCCGATCTGCTGCGTGAGAACCAGGCCGAACTGGCGGCGGTGATCGGCATGGAGACTGGCAAGCCGCGCTGGGAAGCGGTGACCGAGGTGGCCACCATGGTCAACAAGGTCGAGATTTCGGTGCGCGCCTTCGAGGAGCGCAGCGGCTACCGCGAAGCGCAGCAGGGTGATGCCAACGCGGTGTTGCGGCACCGCCCACACGGTGTGGTCGCGGTATTCGGTCCCTACAACTTTCCGGGCCATCTGCCCAACGGCCATATCGTGCCGGCGCTGATCGCCGGCAACTGTGTGGTGTTCAAGCCCTCGGAACTCGCGCCGCTGGTTGCCCAGCGCACCGTCGAGCTATGGTTGGCGGCCGGCTTGCCGGCTGGCGTGCTCAACCTGGTGCAGGGCGGGCAGGCGACCGGGCAGGCATTGGCGGCCCACCCGGGGCTGGACGGGCTCTTCTTCACCGGCAGCGCGGCGACAGGTTATCAGCTGCACCAGCAGTTCGCCGGGCAGCCGCAGAAGATCCTGGCGCTGGAGATGGGGGGCAACAATCCTCTGCTGATCGAGCCGGTCGCTGACGAGCGCGCCGCAGTGCACCATGTGCTGCAGTCGGGCTTTATCTCGGCCGGCCAGCGCTGCACCTGTGCACGCCGCCTGCTGCTGCCACAAGGCAGCTGGGGCGATGCCTTCGTTGCGCGCCTGGTAGAGGCCACCCAGGCATTGCGAGTCGATCGCTGGGATGCCGAGCCCGCGCCCTTCATGGGGCCCGTCATTTCGCTTAAGGCTGCCGCGATGCTGCTGCAGGCACAGGCGCGCCTGCTGGAACTGGGGGCGCACGCGATCCTGCCGTTGCGCAGTCTGCGCGAAGGCTCCGCGTTGCTGTCCCCGGCGCTGATCGATGTGACCGACGTGTCATCCCTGCCTGACGAGGAGTATTTCGGCCCGCTGCTGCAGATCCAGCGCTATCCGGATTTCGAGACCGCGCTGCAGTGGTGCAATGCCACGCGTTTCGGGTTGGCTGCGGGGCTGATCTCGGATTCGCCCGAACGCTATCTGCAGTTCCGGCGCAGTGTGCGGGCCGGCATCGTCAATTGGAACAAGCCGTTGACCGGGGCTTCCAGCGCCGCGCCGTTCGGCGGGGTCGGTGCCTCGGGCAATCACCGGCCCAGTGCCTACTACGCGGCCGACTATTGCGCGTACCCGGTCGCTTCGCTTGAAGTGGAGACTTTGGCGCTGCCGGCGCAGCTGTCGCCGGGGATGACGTTATGA
- a CDS encoding protein-L-isoaspartate(D-aspartate) O-methyltransferase, translating to MAVRLNFNVPEHSGMTSARTRARLAERLRASGIADEALLGVMAEVPRHAFVDQALAHRAYDDVSLPIGYSQTISQPYIVARMTELVLGASGRQKVLEIGTGCGYQTTVLAQFFHTVHSIERVGGLARAARERLAGLGVRNVRLRHGDGSQGWANAAPFDAIMITAAAPILPEALIGQLAVGGRLVFPVGVAEQELRMIERTADGCLETRLEKVRFVPLLPGVA from the coding sequence ATGGCTGTCCGTCTGAACTTCAATGTCCCCGAGCATAGCGGCATGACGTCGGCGCGCACGCGCGCAAGGCTGGCCGAGCGCCTGCGCGCGTCCGGCATCGCCGACGAGGCGCTGCTCGGCGTGATGGCCGAAGTACCGCGGCACGCCTTTGTCGACCAGGCGCTGGCCCATCGCGCCTACGACGATGTATCCCTGCCCATCGGTTACAGCCAGACCATTTCGCAGCCGTATATCGTCGCGCGCATGACCGAACTGGTGCTGGGCGCGTCGGGGCGGCAGAAGGTCCTTGAGATCGGCACCGGTTGCGGCTACCAGACCACCGTGCTCGCCCAGTTCTTCCATACCGTCCATTCGATCGAACGCGTGGGCGGACTTGCGCGGGCTGCGCGTGAACGCCTGGCGGGCCTCGGGGTGCGCAACGTCCGGTTGCGGCACGGCGACGGCAGCCAGGGGTGGGCCAACGCCGCACCGTTCGACGCCATCATGATCACCGCTGCCGCGCCCATCCTGCCTGAAGCCTTGATCGGGCAGCTGGCGGTGGGCGGACGCTTGGTCTTTCCTGTCGGCGTGGCCGAGCAGGAATTGCGCATGATCGAACGCACCGCCGACGGCTGCCTTGAAACCCGGCTGGAAAAGGTACGGTTCGTGCCTTTGTTGCCTGGTGTAGCCTGA
- a CDS encoding peptidoglycan DD-metalloendopeptidase family protein, with translation MNRLYWIASIFAAALAGCASEPRSPAPIVDGTVRSTAPAPAPAAAPAPAPVAVPSGSYLVKRGDTLYRIALDNGLDYRELAAWNNLGDLNGIKVGQLLRLSPPADTGGVEVKPLQEDGTIATAPAGPAAPAPVATPVKAPVGTAVPLLSYPKGMRLPYDKDAANRIAAAAEGQSVASKPQPVPAPVPASNTASTVANAGKNPEKAQPDGDRTGSVPASWLWPTAGRVTKGFTNETKGIDIAGKMGQPIVASGSGKVVYAGAGLRGYGKMLIIKHDKEYLTAYAHNSKLIVKEGDVVKRGEKIAEMGDSDTDQVKLHFEIRRFGKPVDPAKYIQTEMP, from the coding sequence GTGAATCGGCTGTACTGGATTGCTTCCATCTTCGCAGCAGCGCTGGCGGGTTGCGCCAGCGAACCGCGCAGCCCCGCACCGATCGTCGATGGCACGGTCCGCAGCACCGCACCGGCACCCGCTCCGGCGGCAGCGCCCGCCCCCGCGCCTGTCGCAGTCCCTTCCGGCAGCTATCTGGTCAAGCGTGGCGACACCTTGTACCGCATTGCATTGGACAACGGGCTGGATTACCGCGAGCTGGCTGCGTGGAACAACCTGGGCGATCTGAACGGCATCAAGGTGGGGCAGCTCCTGCGGTTGTCGCCTCCTGCAGACACCGGCGGCGTCGAGGTCAAGCCGCTACAAGAGGACGGGACGATCGCAACGGCGCCGGCGGGGCCAGCCGCACCTGCGCCCGTTGCTACGCCGGTGAAGGCACCGGTGGGCACTGCGGTGCCGCTGCTGTCCTATCCCAAGGGAATGCGCCTGCCCTATGACAAGGACGCCGCCAACCGCATCGCCGCGGCCGCAGAAGGGCAGAGCGTTGCATCCAAGCCACAACCGGTACCCGCGCCCGTTCCAGCGTCCAATACGGCCTCAACTGTCGCCAATGCCGGGAAAAACCCGGAAAAAGCGCAGCCTGATGGTGACAGGACGGGCAGTGTGCCGGCCAGTTGGTTGTGGCCGACTGCCGGACGGGTAACGAAAGGTTTCACGAATGAAACAAAAGGTATTGATATCGCCGGGAAAATGGGTCAGCCTATTGTTGCGTCAGGTTCTGGCAAGGTGGTTTACGCGGGCGCCGGTCTGCGAGGCTACGGGAAGATGTTGATCATCAAACATGACAAGGAGTATCTGACTGCTTATGCGCACAACAGCAAGTTGATCGTCAAGGAGGGTGATGTCGTCAAACGCGGCGAAAAGATCGCAGAGATGGGCGACAGCGATACGGATCAGGTCAAGCTTCATTTTGAAATCCGCAGATTTGGCAAACCGGTTGACCCGGCCAAATACATCCAGACGGAAATGCCATGA
- the surE gene encoding 5'/3'-nucleotidase SurE, with the protein MRILLSNDDGYFAPGLAALADALAVSHEVTVCAPERDRSGASNSLTLDRPLAIRRAASGFYYANGTPTDCVHVAATGMLDDMPQMVVSGINHGANMGDDTIYSGTVAAATEGYLLGLPAIAISLASRNPRHFETAGQVARELIARCEREPFRGAVLLNVNVPDLPYAELRGIRATRLGRRHKSAPVIRDQNPRGETIWWVGAVGEAADAGEGTDFHAVAHGYVSVTPLSVDLTAHAQLEFVSSWLSV; encoded by the coding sequence TTGCGTATCCTGCTATCCAACGATGATGGTTATTTCGCGCCTGGCCTGGCTGCGCTGGCCGACGCGCTGGCAGTGTCCCACGAGGTGACGGTGTGCGCGCCCGAACGTGATCGCAGCGGGGCCAGCAATTCGCTGACGCTCGATCGCCCGCTTGCCATCCGGCGCGCCGCAAGTGGCTTTTACTATGCCAACGGCACGCCGACCGACTGCGTGCACGTGGCAGCGACAGGGATGCTGGACGACATGCCGCAGATGGTGGTCTCCGGCATCAACCATGGTGCCAACATGGGCGACGACACCATCTATTCCGGGACCGTCGCCGCCGCGACCGAAGGCTACCTGCTCGGCCTGCCCGCCATCGCGATCTCGCTCGCTTCGCGCAATCCACGCCATTTCGAGACGGCCGGGCAGGTGGCACGCGAGCTGATCGCGCGCTGCGAGCGCGAACCGTTCCGTGGCGCGGTGCTGCTCAACGTCAATGTGCCGGATCTGCCCTATGCCGAACTGCGTGGCATCCGTGCCACGCGGCTGGGGCGGCGGCACAAGTCCGCCCCGGTGATCCGCGACCAGAACCCGCGCGGCGAGACCATCTGGTGGGTCGGTGCCGTCGGCGAGGCGGCTGACGCGGGCGAAGGCACTGATTTCCACGCCGTGGCGCACGGCTATGTCTCGGTCACGCCGCTGTCGGTCGACCTGACCGCCCATGCGCAACTGGAGTTCGTTTCGTCATGGCTGTCCGTCTGA